The following are from one region of the Endozoicomonas sp. 4G genome:
- a CDS encoding sulfite exporter TauE/SafE family protein yields MIFLSYLLLGALAGTLAGLFGIGGGLVIVPVLVYSFELQGLSPEVLTHLAVGTSLATIVVTSLSSIRTHHSKGAVQWPVFGVLTMGILMGSWLGVYTAVQMSGPMLQKMIGIFALAVAAKMWFGFKHSESSKVPGRPVLVTAGGVIGWASSIFGIGGGSLSVPFLRKSSLSMPQAVATSAACGLPIAIMGTAANMFLGIENELLPELSTGYVYWPAFLGIVLTSMLFARFGAQLAHKLSSDKLQRLFALLLLAVGSEFLFSI; encoded by the coding sequence ATGATTTTTCTTTCCTATCTTCTGCTCGGTGCTCTGGCCGGGACTCTGGCCGGTCTGTTCGGGATCGGTGGTGGGCTGGTTATTGTTCCGGTGCTGGTTTACAGTTTCGAGTTACAGGGGCTGTCTCCCGAAGTTCTCACTCATCTGGCTGTGGGTACGTCGCTAGCCACCATCGTTGTCACTTCACTCAGTTCCATTCGCACTCACCATTCCAAGGGGGCTGTTCAGTGGCCTGTTTTTGGTGTTTTGACGATGGGAATTCTTATGGGCTCATGGCTCGGGGTTTACACTGCGGTCCAGATGTCGGGCCCAATGCTTCAGAAAATGATTGGGATTTTTGCCCTGGCCGTAGCCGCAAAAATGTGGTTTGGCTTCAAGCATTCTGAAAGCAGTAAAGTGCCGGGACGACCGGTATTAGTCACTGCTGGAGGCGTCATAGGCTGGGCTTCCAGTATATTTGGCATCGGTGGTGGCAGCCTGTCAGTACCCTTTTTGCGCAAGAGCAGCCTCTCAATGCCCCAGGCAGTGGCGACTTCGGCTGCCTGTGGTTTGCCGATCGCTATTATGGGAACTGCGGCTAATATGTTCCTGGGCATAGAAAATGAGTTGTTGCCAGAGCTGAGTACCGGCTATGTTTACTGGCCGGCCTTTCTTGGTATTGTCCTGACCAGCATGCTGTTTGCCCGCTTTGGTGCCCAGTTGGCTCATAAGCTGTCTTCTGACAAATTACAAAGGTTGTTTGCGCTTCTGCTGCTGGCTGTAGGATCGGAGTTTCTTTTCTCTATCTGA
- the lgt gene encoding prolipoprotein diacylglyceryl transferase: MIPYPQIDPVAISLGPLKVHWYGLMYLVGFAGGWWLAIQRAKKSKGLWNPEQIGDLVFYVAVGVILGGRMGYVLFYNFDYFLQNPLWLFSIWEGGMSFHGGLLGVLLAVLLFGRKIDKNFFQMTDFIAPVVPLGLGMGRLGNFIGGELWGRATDVPWAMVFPTDPSQMPRHPSQLYQFVIEGVILFGALWWFSAKPRPRMAVSGLFLLIYGIGRFCVEFVRQPDEQLGFIAFGWLTMGQLLTVPMILLGVGLMVVAYKKFPLVDGQNQDDQAWLKKHAPKPDEKTAVSGRKQP; the protein is encoded by the coding sequence GTGATCCCATATCCTCAAATTGATCCCGTTGCGATCAGCCTTGGGCCTCTCAAAGTTCACTGGTACGGTCTTATGTACCTGGTGGGTTTTGCCGGAGGCTGGTGGCTGGCAATCCAGAGAGCCAAGAAATCAAAGGGTTTATGGAATCCTGAACAAATCGGAGACCTGGTGTTCTATGTGGCGGTCGGGGTGATCCTGGGCGGGCGCATGGGTTATGTGCTGTTCTACAACTTTGATTATTTTCTCCAAAACCCGCTCTGGCTGTTCAGCATCTGGGAAGGCGGCATGTCTTTCCACGGTGGCTTGCTGGGGGTTCTGCTGGCGGTATTGCTCTTTGGCCGCAAGATTGACAAGAACTTCTTCCAGATGACGGACTTTATTGCTCCTGTGGTTCCTTTGGGGCTGGGCATGGGTCGCCTGGGTAATTTTATTGGGGGTGAGCTATGGGGAAGGGCAACGGATGTTCCGTGGGCTATGGTCTTTCCGACGGATCCCTCACAGATGCCAAGGCATCCATCACAGCTTTACCAGTTTGTTATCGAGGGGGTTATCCTGTTTGGGGCGCTCTGGTGGTTCTCGGCCAAACCCCGTCCGCGGATGGCTGTGTCCGGATTATTCCTGCTGATCTATGGTATTGGGCGCTTCTGTGTAGAATTTGTCCGGCAGCCCGATGAACAGCTGGGCTTTATTGCTTTTGGCTGGTTGACGATGGGGCAGCTGCTGACGGTGCCTATGATTCTTCTGGGTGTGGGGCTTATGGTGGTAGCCTATAAAAAATTCCCACTGGTGGATGGGCAGAATCAGGATGACCAGGCCTGGTTGAAAAAACATGCGCCTAAGCCTGATGAGAAAACAGCCGTGAGCGGACGTAAACAGCCATGA
- a CDS encoding thymidylate synthase — translation MKQYLDLLRHVKEQGTFKSDRTGTGTYSVFGYQMRFDLAKGFPLVTTKKCHLRSIIHELLWFLKGDTNIAYLKENGVRIWDEWATEEGDLGPVYGKQWRSWEGANGETFDQIQWLLDEIKTNPDSRRLVISAWNPSVLPDVTFSPKDNAAMGKQALPPCHCLFQFYVLDGKLSCQLYQRSADIFLGVPFNIASYALLTMMIAQVCDLELGDFVHTFGDAHLYSNHLEQAEEQLTREPFPLPRMKLNPAVRDLFEFTFDDFELVGYQAHSHIKAAVSV, via the coding sequence ATGAAACAGTATCTGGACCTCCTGCGTCATGTAAAAGAGCAGGGCACTTTCAAATCCGATCGAACCGGCACTGGCACCTACAGTGTTTTTGGTTATCAAATGCGCTTTGACCTGGCGAAAGGTTTCCCGCTGGTCACCACCAAGAAGTGCCACCTGCGCTCCATTATTCATGAGCTGCTCTGGTTCTTGAAGGGTGACACTAATATCGCCTACCTGAAGGAAAACGGTGTCAGAATCTGGGACGAATGGGCGACAGAGGAAGGAGACCTGGGCCCTGTTTATGGTAAACAGTGGCGAAGCTGGGAAGGGGCCAACGGCGAAACCTTTGATCAGATTCAGTGGCTGCTGGATGAAATAAAAACCAATCCGGATTCCAGAAGACTGGTCATCAGTGCCTGGAATCCCAGTGTGCTGCCCGATGTGACATTCAGCCCTAAAGACAATGCCGCTATGGGTAAACAGGCCCTGCCGCCCTGTCATTGTTTGTTCCAGTTCTATGTTCTCGATGGCAAGCTGTCCTGCCAGCTCTATCAGCGCAGTGCTGATATTTTCCTGGGGGTGCCTTTTAATATCGCCTCTTATGCATTATTAACCATGATGATTGCCCAGGTCTGCGATCTGGAGCTGGGGGATTTTGTTCATACCTTTGGTGATGCCCATCTTTACTCCAATCACCTCGAGCAGGCAGAGGAACAGCTAACCCGTGAGCCATTCCCTCTACCAAGGATGAAACTGAACCCTGCGGTCAGGGATCTGTTTGAATTTACCTTTGATGACTTTGAACTGGTGGGTTATCAGGCCCATTCTCATATCAAGGCGGCTGTTTCAGTTTAA
- a CDS encoding alpha/beta fold hydrolase — MKLYARQQGEGEHLISVHGLFGSQENLGAINRQLARKFKVHGLDVRNHGRSPHDDAMDYSVMAADIIEYLDDQQIEKAHLLGHSMGGKVVMEVALTYPDRVGKLAVMDIAPVQYGVRRHDDVFAGLSAVDLEAMEKRADADRALRQHVEELAIRTFLLKNLYRNDEGEYRWRMNLEAIRHNYLKISAGYSGDGCFEGDVLFLRGSHSDYILTEHRETVLKHFPKAAMREIAGTGHWLHAEKPELVARTLMRFLES, encoded by the coding sequence ATGAAATTGTATGCCAGACAGCAGGGAGAGGGTGAACATCTGATCAGTGTCCACGGATTATTTGGATCGCAGGAAAATCTCGGTGCGATCAATCGCCAGCTTGCCCGGAAATTCAAGGTACATGGTCTGGATGTCCGCAACCATGGTCGCTCTCCCCATGATGATGCAATGGATTATTCCGTTATGGCCGCAGATATCATTGAATACCTGGATGATCAACAGATTGAGAAGGCTCATCTACTCGGACATTCTATGGGCGGTAAAGTCGTGATGGAAGTGGCCCTGACTTATCCTGACCGGGTCGGCAAACTGGCGGTTATGGATATCGCTCCGGTACAGTACGGGGTACGACGGCATGACGATGTTTTCGCAGGTTTGTCTGCTGTTGATCTCGAGGCTATGGAGAAGCGGGCGGATGCCGATCGTGCCCTGCGCCAGCATGTAGAAGAGTTGGCTATCAGAACCTTTCTGCTGAAGAACCTTTATCGCAATGACGAAGGAGAGTATCGCTGGAGAATGAACCTGGAAGCTATCCGTCATAACTATCTGAAAATTTCTGCGGGTTATTCAGGAGACGGATGTTTTGAAGGTGATGTATTGTTTCTGAGGGGCAGTCACTCGGATTACATTCTCACAGAACACCGGGAAACTGTTCTGAAACATTTCCCAAAAGCCGCTATGCGAGAAATTGCGGGTACAGGCCACTGGCTTCATGCTGAAAAACCGGAATTGGTAGCCCGTACTTTGATGCGTTTTCTGGAGTCTTGA
- the cpdA gene encoding 3',5'-cyclic-AMP phosphodiesterase → MTRIRIIQLTDTHLFGTPDRRLMGTDTYQSFLAVWDKIQSSSFNPDAFLVTGDLSQDESLKSYQTLKSMLDSCDKPYLWTCGNHDDAHLMHQVNPGAMKPYLDLGNWQIIMLNSQIPGQIPGFLSSTELQLLEKYLSENPDKPTLVAFHHPAYTIESRWLDEIRLKNADQFMNLIRSHASVRAVINGHIHQERDQLIENVRFLSTPSTCAQFKPKSDDFMTDNRCPGYRELELMPDGTLNTRVVRLEG, encoded by the coding sequence ATGACCAGAATACGTATTATCCAGTTAACCGATACCCATCTGTTCGGCACGCCTGATCGCAGACTGATGGGAACCGATACTTATCAAAGTTTCCTGGCCGTCTGGGATAAGATTCAGTCCTCATCCTTTAATCCGGACGCTTTTCTTGTCACGGGTGATCTTAGTCAGGACGAAAGCCTGAAATCTTACCAAACCCTGAAAAGCATGTTGGATAGCTGCGACAAACCTTATCTCTGGACCTGTGGAAATCATGACGACGCTCACCTGATGCACCAGGTCAACCCCGGGGCCATGAAGCCTTACCTGGATTTAGGCAACTGGCAAATCATTATGCTGAACTCCCAGATTCCGGGACAGATACCCGGTTTTTTATCCAGCACCGAGCTTCAGCTTCTGGAAAAGTACCTGTCTGAGAACCCGGACAAACCCACTCTGGTGGCTTTTCACCACCCTGCCTACACCATTGAAAGTCGCTGGCTGGACGAAATCAGACTGAAAAACGCTGACCAGTTTATGAACCTGATCCGGTCGCACGCCAGCGTCCGTGCAGTGATCAACGGTCATATCCATCAGGAGCGAGATCAGCTTATCGAGAATGTCCGGTTTCTTTCTACTCCTTCTACCTGTGCCCAGTTCAAGCCCAAATCCGATGATTTTATGACGGATAACCGTTGCCCTGGCTACCGAGAGCTTGAACTAATGCCCGACGGCACCCTGAACACTCGGGTGGTTCGACTGGAAGGCTAG
- a CDS encoding DUF1249 domain-containing protein produces the protein MDSKTPYKANLIKQQKVCERNFHKLMKLLPDLENNDNLVLSFYLAGWEGQARFQVLERAPYTTVLHVNLDAAWGQWLKLPEFRIRIYRDVRMAEIISVNKDRHFKAIYPYPNEKMLMPDEKEQLNQLFSEWLNFCLTHGLNN, from the coding sequence ATGGATAGCAAAACTCCCTACAAAGCCAACCTGATCAAGCAGCAAAAGGTGTGTGAGAGGAATTTCCATAAACTCATGAAACTGCTGCCCGATCTGGAGAACAACGACAACCTTGTTCTCTCATTTTATCTCGCCGGGTGGGAGGGACAGGCACGGTTTCAGGTGCTGGAGCGGGCACCTTATACCACCGTTCTACACGTCAACCTGGATGCCGCCTGGGGTCAATGGCTGAAGCTTCCCGAGTTCCGGATCCGTATTTATCGGGATGTTAGAATGGCCGAAATCATCAGTGTCAATAAAGACCGGCACTTCAAAGCCATTTACCCTTATCCCAATGAGAAGATGCTTATGCCCGATGAAAAGGAACAATTGAATCAGCTTTTTTCTGAATGGCTAAACTTCTGTCTCACTCATGGTTTAAATAATTGA
- the fucP gene encoding L-fucose:H+ symporter permease, whose amino-acid sequence MNRLSITKSADCKSTSSKELPVVPRELLVSFALLTSCFALWGLAHNMTDVLVAQFRKVFILTDIQSSMVQMAFYGAYFCLALPAAIYIKKFSYKSGVLLGLGLFAFGALLFYPASQSMQYSHFLAALFILAGGLSILETSANPYVIAMGPEETATQRLNLAQSFNPFGSIIGVLIGKFYILSQLNPATEAQRALMPVEQLRAIQSQELMAVMGPYIMTAVVIMGVWLSIALRKMPKAVAASEAYSYLASFRRLFKRKVFIRGVLGQFLYMGAQVGCWSWTIRYVMKNVGGTEAEASTYYLYSILLFSGGRFVCTSLMRYIKPAKLLGGLAIVAAMMAIVVMLSDGYAGIYALVVISGCMSLMFPTIYGISVSGLGNDTQLGGSCLIMAILGGAVLTALMGWISDRSGIGWAFVVPLVGFIYLTWFGLKGSKKKEISMMK is encoded by the coding sequence GTGAATAGATTATCTATAACCAAGTCTGCCGATTGCAAGTCGACGAGTAGCAAAGAATTACCGGTTGTGCCGAGGGAGTTGCTGGTTTCTTTTGCATTACTAACCAGTTGTTTTGCCTTATGGGGACTGGCACACAATATGACGGATGTACTCGTTGCTCAGTTCCGTAAAGTGTTTATCTTAACGGATATCCAGTCCAGTATGGTGCAAATGGCGTTCTACGGCGCTTACTTTTGTCTGGCCCTGCCTGCCGCCATATACATCAAAAAGTTTTCTTACAAGTCTGGCGTATTGCTTGGGCTGGGTCTGTTTGCATTCGGTGCATTGTTATTTTATCCAGCCAGCCAGAGCATGCAGTATTCCCATTTTCTGGCAGCCCTGTTTATCCTGGCAGGAGGGCTATCTATTCTGGAGACCAGTGCCAACCCCTATGTTATTGCCATGGGGCCAGAAGAGACCGCCACCCAAAGGTTGAATCTCGCCCAGTCCTTCAACCCTTTCGGTTCAATTATCGGGGTTCTGATTGGAAAATTTTATATCCTCAGCCAGTTAAACCCGGCTACGGAAGCACAGCGGGCGCTGATGCCGGTTGAGCAGTTGCGGGCGATTCAGTCACAGGAATTAATGGCTGTTATGGGGCCATACATAATGACGGCTGTCGTCATTATGGGAGTATGGCTCTCTATCGCGCTTCGTAAAATGCCAAAAGCAGTGGCTGCTTCCGAAGCGTACAGCTATTTAGCATCCTTTCGTCGTCTGTTTAAAAGAAAAGTATTTATCCGTGGTGTTTTGGGACAGTTTCTTTACATGGGGGCGCAAGTTGGTTGCTGGTCATGGACGATTCGTTACGTCATGAAGAACGTCGGAGGTACCGAAGCAGAAGCTTCAACCTATTACCTCTATTCAATCCTGCTGTTTAGTGGCGGTCGCTTTGTTTGTACCTCTCTGATGCGTTATATCAAGCCTGCGAAATTGCTGGGCGGGCTTGCCATTGTTGCAGCAATGATGGCTATTGTTGTTATGCTGAGCGATGGCTATGCTGGCATTTACGCTCTGGTTGTTATCTCTGGCTGCATGTCATTAATGTTCCCCACCATTTACGGCATCTCTGTGTCCGGACTGGGAAACGATACTCAACTGGGTGGTAGCTGCCTGATTATGGCCATTCTCGGGGGAGCCGTACTGACCGCACTGATGGGTTGGATTTCAGACAGGTCCGGGATTGGCTGGGCCTTTGTGGTTCCGCTGGTCGGATTTATTTACCTGACCTGGTTTGGTCTGAAGGGAAGCAAAAAGAAAGAAATTTCAATGATGAAATAA
- a CDS encoding TolC family outer membrane protein → MPRTYRKGFLLAALAGSIMSAQATETEYNLLDVYNLALKNDAQLAAARADMMATQEGSTQARALLLPNLSLSAGTQYNKTSQETQVGDVKDNYNSHTWGATLSQPLFNLASWFGYDTAKFQSAQAEASFSYEQQNLILRVSEAYFNVLRAEDSLTTAIAEEKAVKQQLDQARERYNVGLIAETDVLEARARYDDARVVRIDGENSVSVAYEALRTIIDKDVQNLGKLNKTMPVSAPTPANSDEWVNNAVKNNLQLEAARESLKAAHSNIKAKKSGHAPTVDAFASYNYSSSDADSARVRIGETGVMTTGDGDQTVVGVKFSLPLFAGGATSSQVRQATYQMESVQQNYDKALREINSGTRNLFRSVNSDVARVEARCQGIVSSESALQATESGYEVGTRNITDVLDAQKTLFAAQRDYLNARYDYIVNTLKLKQTAGTLSPEDLSQLNNWIVSSEEMSIPAECRAK, encoded by the coding sequence ATGCCACGAACTTATCGCAAAGGCTTTTTACTGGCAGCCCTGGCTGGCTCTATTATGTCTGCCCAGGCGACAGAGACTGAATACAATTTGCTGGATGTGTACAACCTGGCGCTAAAAAATGATGCCCAGCTGGCCGCTGCCCGGGCGGATATGATGGCGACTCAGGAAGGTAGCACCCAGGCAAGGGCCCTGTTGCTGCCCAATCTGTCTTTGTCGGCTGGAACGCAGTACAACAAAACATCCCAGGAGACTCAAGTCGGTGATGTCAAAGACAACTATAACTCCCATACCTGGGGAGCCACGCTAAGTCAGCCGCTGTTCAATTTGGCCAGCTGGTTTGGTTATGACACTGCCAAATTTCAAAGTGCCCAGGCAGAAGCCTCTTTTAGCTATGAGCAGCAGAACCTGATCCTCAGGGTGTCAGAAGCCTACTTTAATGTGCTCAGAGCCGAAGACAGCCTGACCACTGCTATCGCTGAAGAGAAAGCGGTTAAACAACAGCTGGACCAGGCTCGTGAACGTTATAATGTGGGTCTTATTGCCGAGACCGATGTGCTCGAAGCCAGGGCGCGTTACGACGACGCCCGAGTCGTTAGGATTGATGGTGAGAACAGCGTCTCAGTGGCTTATGAGGCTCTGCGCACCATTATCGATAAAGATGTTCAGAACCTTGGCAAGCTCAATAAAACCATGCCGGTCAGTGCGCCGACGCCTGCCAACTCAGATGAGTGGGTCAACAACGCGGTCAAGAATAACCTGCAACTTGAGGCCGCACGGGAAAGCCTGAAGGCAGCGCACAGCAATATCAAGGCCAAAAAGTCAGGTCATGCACCGACGGTTGATGCTTTTGCCAGCTATAACTACAGTTCCAGTGATGCTGACTCTGCCAGGGTACGCATTGGTGAAACTGGGGTAATGACAACCGGTGACGGCGACCAGACCGTAGTCGGCGTTAAATTTTCCCTGCCACTGTTTGCCGGTGGTGCCACCAGTTCCCAGGTTCGTCAGGCCACTTACCAGATGGAATCGGTTCAGCAGAATTACGATAAAGCACTGCGCGAGATTAACTCCGGCACCCGTAACCTGTTCCGCTCAGTCAATTCTGATGTTGCCCGTGTCGAAGCCCGTTGTCAGGGCATTGTCTCTTCTGAAAGTGCTTTGCAAGCGACAGAGAGCGGCTATGAGGTCGGTACCCGTAACATTACCGATGTTCTGGATGCCCAGAAGACATTATTTGCTGCCCAGCGGGATTACCTGAATGCCCGCTACGACTACATTGTCAATACATTGAAGTTGAAGCAAACAGCCGGTACTTTGAGTCCGGAAGACCTTTCCCAGCTGAATAACTGGATTGTTTCTTCAGAAGAAATGTCGATACCTGCCGAATGTCGTGCAAAATGA